In Neospora caninum Liverpool complete genome, chromosome Ib, one DNA window encodes the following:
- a CDS encoding kinesin-ii motor protein, related, translated as MLISYSLRVSLLDRCRPLNAKEQAESSDVVVHVDSPSATVTLWKPTDGSAEQKQIYDETAVSIVESVMEGYNGTIFAYGQTGTGKTHTMVGSETCYVGKGIIPRSFEHIFSKVGCSSGKRYLVQASFLEIYNEEIRDLLAKNPKGRLELKDHPGSGVYVKGLSSFVVKGVEELQEAMLAGQRNRKVGATLMNVVSSRSHSIFTVTIESCEIVDGQENQIRIGKLNLVDLAGSERQAKAGTTGSTFKEAAKINLSLSALGNVISALVESRTSFVPYRDSKLTRLLQDSLGGNTRTAMIANIGPSGSNYEETLSTLRYAHRAKNIRNKPRINSDPKDAMIRAFQEEIAKLKAELAYAATLPRQVEKVIEVEKQVVVEVEKEVVVPVEKEVLVERVVEKVVPGPPADEDVRRLELALQEEKRLMYEDFEREKKRQEELIARLKAMEGKILEGSQVMQHAVQQEQELRQTQRELAEQRQKELQMKRDLERQQLERLTLEEKFNSREEQISCLTEKLEKLWRSFKTAMAEIEDLQHEFQAEREDLLDTIREMTREVKRQASIIDHFVPKDSLPTIEEHLHWDENLEDWKLAKAELTGNVLIRRTPAFAASLDIPQEALLSSVDEDFDAVTSERIQAALCTVLGADGSGGQGVAARRQNIYLEYPSDQTALHNHASADLDSGGAATSVCVSSPVAAQRQTLEDASRLLCTVENPI; from the exons ATGTTGATTTCATACTCCCTCCGAGTCTCCCTCTTAGACAG ATGCCGTCCTCTGAACGCGAAAGAGCAAGCTGAAAGCAGCGACGTTGTGGTCCACGTCGACTCGCCTTCAGCGACAGTCACTTTATGGAAGCCCACTGATGGCAG TGCTGAACAGAAGCAAATATACGATGAAACAGCTGTCAGCATTGTGGAGAGCGTCATGGAAGGGTATAATG GAACCATTTTTGCGTATGGCCAGACGGGCacggggaagacgcacacGATGGTGGGATCCGAAACCTGCTACGTCGGCAAGGGCATCATTCCACGGTCCTTTGAACACATTTTCAGCAAAGTCGGATGCTCGTCGGGAAAG AGATATCTGGTGCAAGCGTCATTCCTGGAAATCTACAACGAGGAG ATTCGCGACTTGCTGGCGAAGAACCCAAAAGGCCGCTTGGAGCTGAAAGACCATCCAGGGAGCGGCGTGTATGTTAAAggtctctccagcttcgtGGTGAAGGGCGTTGAAGAACTGCAAGAAGCCATG CTTgcaggacagagaaacagaaaggtCGGGGCGACTCTGATGAACGTCGTGTCCAGCAG ATCCCACTCGATCTTCACGGTGACAATTGAGTCTTGCGAAATCGTCGACGGCCAGGAGAACCAAATTCGCATTGGAAAACTCAACCTCGTCGACCTTGCGGGGTCCGAAAG GCAAGCGAAGGCGGGGACGACCGGAAGCACTTTCAAAGAGGCGGCGAAAATCAACTTGTCGCTGAGTGCGCTAGGGAATGTGATCTCTGCTCTCGTAGAGTCCCGGACGAGCTTCGTTCCTTATCGCGACTCGAAACTGACAAGGCTTCTTCAG GACTCCCTAGGCGGCAACACACGAACGGCGATGATCGCCAATATCGGGCCTTCTGGCTCCAACTACGAAGAAACTTTGAGCACGCTCCGATATGCACACCGCGCCAAGAACATCCGCAACAAACCGCGAATCAACAGTGACCCCAAAGACGCGATGATCCGAGCCTTCCAAGAAGAAATTGCGAAGCTGAAAGCCGAACTTGCATATGCTGCGA CGTTGCCTCGTCAAGTCGAGAAAGTCATCGAGGTAGAAAAACAGGTCGTGGTAgaggtggagaaggaagtcgTGGTGCCAGTCGAGAAGGAAGTCCTCGTAGAGCGAGTCGTGGAGAAGGTCGTCCCTGGGCCTCCAGCAGATGAAGACGTGCGTCGCCTCGAGCTGGCGCttcaggaagagaagagactcATGTATGAAGACTTTgaacgggagaaaaag CGCCAAGAAGAGCTCATCGCGCGACTAAAGGCGATGGAGGGGAAGATCCTCGAAGGAAGTCAGGTGATGCAACATGCCGTTCAGCAGGAGCAAGAGCTCCGGCAAACGCAGCGCGAGTTggcggaacagagacagaaag AGCTGCAGATGAAGCGGGATCTCGAGAGGCAGCAACTGGAGCGCCTGACCCTGGAAGAGAAGTTTAATTCTCGCGAGGAACAAATCAGCTGTTTGACAGAAAAGCTGGAGAAACTGTGGAGAAGTTTTAAGACGGCGATGGCGGAGATCGAGGATCTTCAACACGAGTTCCAggcagagcgcgaagacCTGTTAGACACAATACGCGAGATGACGAGGGAGGTGAAGCGTCAGGCTTCAATCATTGACCACTTCGTTCCGAAAGACTCTCTCCCT ACCATCGAAGAGCACCTGCACTGGGACGAGAACCTCGAGGACTGGAAGCTGGCGAAAGCCGAGTTGACGGGGAACGTCCT GATTCGAAGAACGCCAGCATTTGCGGCATCTCTTGACATACCTCAGGAGGCGTTGCTGTCTTCTGTTGACGAAGACTTTGATGCCGTCACCTCCGAGAG aaTACAAGCCGCCCTTTGCACAGTGCTGGGGGCAGACGGCAGCGGAGGTCAAGGCGTTGCTGCCAGGCGACAAAACATCTACCTCGAGTATCCCTCTGATCAAACCGCTCTGCATAACCATGCC TCAGCAGACCTAGATagcggcggcgcggcaacaagcgtgtgtgtctcttctccggtAGCCGCTCAGCGGCAGACTTTAGAAgacgcgtctcgccttctgtgcaCTGTGGAGAACCCAATCTGA
- a CDS encoding protein F46A9.4, confirmed by transcript evidence, related, with translation MSKERMGETRKVTLVSQEGDEFDVDIEVASMSALIKTMVEEDSDCQESIPLPNVETCILKKIIEYCEHHYNNPPEEIPKPLKSSNLAEVVSEWDFQFINENSDQKILFALILAANYLNIKPLLDLSVAKVATMIKAKTPEEIRRIFNIVNDFTPEEEAQVREENKWCEDA, from the exons ATGTCGAAGGAGAGAATGGGAGAGACTCGGAAGGTCACCCTCGTGTCGCAGGAGGGCGATGAGTTTGATGTCGATATCGAGGTCGCCTCCATGAGTGCGCTGATCAAGACAATGGTGGAAGAGG ACAGCGATTGCCAAGAGAGCATCCCTCTACCCAACGTGGAAACGTGCATTCTTAAGAAAATCATTGAATACTGTGAACATCACTACAACAATCCTCCCGAGGAAATCCCCAAGCCGCTGAAGTCGTCCAACCTTGCTGAA GTTGTCAGCGAATGGGACTTCCAGTTTATCAACGAAAACAGTGACCAGAAGATTCTGTTTGCCCTCATTCTGGCCGCGAACTACCTCAATATCAAACCCTTGCTGGATCTCAGCGTCGCGAAGGTGGCGACGATGATCAAGGCCAAGACACCGGAAGAAATCCGAAGAATTTTCAACATCGTCAACGACTTCACTCCCGAGGAGGAAGCTCAG GTGCGCGAGGAGAACAAGTGGTGCGAAGACGCGTGA